From Spirosoma aerolatum, one genomic window encodes:
- a CDS encoding SdrD B-like domain-containing protein, whose product MVPLFLFILSIGFVKAQCSVTINKVTTSGCYSLSGVSKATVSVEVAWNNAPANQYIVVTTGALSRTITPGTISVKYGNGGSTDPTGSQTIVSPQVVAFEVNANGTSAGITAKFNSTTACSSTSSYTAPSGCLPTVCASGSLGGQVFNDYNANGVKDNGETNGVGGVVVKIYPCDNSAPVSVTTDAYGIWSTSASLAYPVRVEFTNIPDTYLASSTLQGSGSRTTVQFITASNCNVNLGVNDPIDYCQNNPLIVLPTYVSGNPLGGGNAGTYRALLGFPYDAGGNGTSDAMTFTVPASSVGTLWAQAYSKITKRLFSAATLKRHAGLGPGGLGAIYITNLTNQSSPSTPEYIDLTASPFNIDVGSSSVPANGTGGRNLNNDKTQPSTDPTSFSLIGTVGIGGMSMSGDGETLYLMNIKNGSLYALDLSTYNTTKNKSDITLKGGPYAVPSLGCVGGTQRSWAVKFSKGKVYVGTVCDASSGNKSNLRAGVFVFDPTTNTFSNTPIFDFPLTYPKGYPDWADTDITGWFPWSNSFSDQITTITFGSGGDASITLIHPQPMLTDIEFDIDGSMILALGDRAGLQQGHLNYGLSGNTLYSGRVGGDLLRAFSRQGTFVLENAAKAGPIVGTRTKNNQGPGFGEFYVDDSGAGAGTDGLYHTEIGLGSLALRPGSGEVVAGVMDPTGVNTDYNFVRFSGGVRRMSNTDGSVNDAYALYSSPITVSGRDGTFGKATGLGDIELLCDELKLIEIGNRVWIDTNQDGLQDACEPALAGVNVSLYRSGTLVASTTTNANGEYYFNSLPTSSTVTGTFSTTNLLPNTAYQLVFGTSGQYTNSVLTLNNGKYGLTTANSQVTNANDLNDSDAQITTVASLTAPVISLTTGAYGENNHTLDVGFICLPTTAGSISSTLAVCNIGTGTSQNNGRILVSNIQNANKAFISTSSTLPSYTAASGQTVSSSAVSFTGLANPTSSTGTTYYITLYNGPTCYTVISTTLAQALCCDLVSVNATPSACTPATNQFSVSGTISLTNSPAQSLTVSSGSATEIVSVSAGQTSASYSLTGLTSGTGTGVVTVLASATTSCGASVSASYSAPSSCSIGLNLSANPGPCVSASNSYTLGGTITLTNAIAGTAIITDGGISTTVAIAQGATSVPYSLSGLTSGSGSHTVIISYASKTASITYAAPAACAVAVAVTVTPGICQTATNQYSVSGSLSLTNAIAGIATITDGANSTTVTVPSGATSVAYSLTGLASGTNSHTINVSYASKTASVTYSAPASCTVAIALTVTPGICQSATNQYSISGTLSLTNAVAGTATITDGANSTTVTVPSGATSVAYSLSGLSSGTGSHTVTASYASKTASLTYSAPASCTVAIALTVTPGICQSATNQYSISGTLSLTNAVAGIATITDGASTTTVSVSANAPSVPYLLSGLISDEAIHTVTVSYAGKTASLTYTAPASCSVAPPCLLTVVVTPGLCQSATNQYSITGSVSATNAIGSQVIMITDGTASTTLTLTENGPASFTLTGLDSDGNLHTVSASADNCGLASTTYTAPASCTVAIALTVTPGICQSATNQYSISGSLSLTNAVAGIATITDGANSTTVTVPAGATSVAYSLLELNSGTDSHTVTASYAGKTASLTYSAPESCTVGLAIDVNQPSPCDVNAGQYNIAGALSLTNAVNGIAVLTDGPVSTTVAIIAGSSTVPYTILAIPSGAESRTVTVAYEGKTASAIYTAPIGCIVSDICSPIFAKVTPGQCATATNTYSTTAVVLLTNPVAGTVTISTQGQSQTFVTAAAASASFTATFTNLPSDGAVHSLTATLPGCPPASATYTAPASCQEPNLVLEKMVDKSKAQIGQILTYTIVLTNTGTANATNVTVRDSTTTGLTFITNSASPPTGTTFTQGYPTSTWFIPVISPGQSLSLTFQAKADSTGILYNTASIPGDTAKVCTSIPVHMCAGDDYAFELSAPAGRTAYQWFKDGTPIEGATTNILSVTAAGTYSLVLDGNTGQCPDFSCCPFIVEEDTLPTYQALALPVSCVGNSPQANGKLVLSGFGSGLTYQYSLGASFNAAASLSGAPQAIPVDGVLVSNLVNPATAQSYTVRVYAGSGCYRDVTVLLLPTVCGCPAEVCVPYVITQTKRPLRIGDPR is encoded by the coding sequence ATGGTACCGCTCTTTTTATTTATCCTATCCATTGGCTTTGTTAAAGCGCAATGTTCCGTTACAATTAATAAAGTTACCACCTCTGGCTGCTATTCACTTAGCGGGGTCAGCAAAGCCACCGTCAGTGTGGAGGTGGCCTGGAACAATGCACCGGCCAATCAGTATATCGTGGTCACTACTGGCGCACTCAGCCGTACCATCACGCCAGGAACAATTAGCGTAAAATATGGCAATGGCGGTAGCACTGACCCCACTGGCTCGCAGACCATTGTTTCACCCCAGGTTGTGGCCTTCGAGGTAAACGCCAATGGAACATCTGCCGGGATAACCGCTAAATTCAATTCCACCACTGCTTGTTCCAGCACCAGTTCCTACACAGCCCCTTCGGGCTGCTTGCCTACGGTTTGTGCATCGGGCAGCTTGGGTGGCCAGGTATTTAATGATTATAATGCCAATGGTGTCAAAGACAATGGAGAAACGAATGGCGTTGGTGGCGTCGTTGTTAAAATTTACCCCTGTGATAACAGCGCACCTGTTTCGGTCACGACCGATGCGTATGGAATATGGTCGACGAGTGCATCGCTGGCGTATCCGGTACGGGTTGAGTTTACCAACATACCTGACACCTACTTAGCTTCCTCAACCTTACAGGGTTCTGGCAGTCGGACTACCGTCCAGTTCATAACGGCCAGCAATTGTAATGTAAACCTAGGGGTGAATGACCCTATCGATTATTGCCAGAATAATCCTCTTATTGTTTTACCTACCTATGTGAGTGGTAATCCATTAGGAGGAGGAAATGCAGGAACCTACCGGGCATTGCTTGGCTTTCCATATGATGCAGGTGGTAATGGCACGAGTGATGCCATGACATTCACGGTACCAGCCTCCTCAGTAGGTACCCTCTGGGCACAAGCCTATAGCAAAATCACGAAACGTCTGTTCAGTGCGGCTACCTTAAAACGCCATGCCGGTTTGGGACCTGGTGGTTTAGGTGCTATCTATATTACGAACCTAACCAACCAGAGTAGCCCATCAACACCTGAATATATTGACCTGACCGCTAGTCCATTTAATATTGACGTAGGTAGCAGTAGCGTACCGGCCAATGGCACCGGCGGTCGTAATCTAAATAATGATAAAACTCAGCCTTCAACAGACCCTACCTCATTTAGTCTGATCGGAACAGTGGGGATAGGTGGCATGAGTATGTCTGGCGACGGAGAGACCCTCTATTTGATGAACATCAAAAACGGGTCGCTATATGCGCTGGACCTAAGTACGTATAACACAACTAAGAATAAGAGCGATATTACTCTGAAAGGAGGCCCATACGCTGTTCCTAGTTTGGGTTGTGTGGGTGGCACTCAACGCTCATGGGCTGTTAAGTTCTCTAAAGGCAAAGTGTATGTAGGCACGGTTTGTGATGCGTCATCGGGCAATAAATCGAATCTGAGAGCTGGCGTATTTGTTTTTGACCCAACAACAAATACCTTCAGTAACACGCCTATTTTCGATTTTCCGCTTACCTATCCTAAAGGCTACCCCGATTGGGCAGATACGGACATAACCGGCTGGTTTCCTTGGAGCAATTCATTCAGCGATCAGATTACAACAATCACATTCGGTTCAGGCGGAGACGCATCGATTACGCTGATCCATCCACAGCCCATGCTGACGGATATCGAATTTGACATTGATGGGTCGATGATTCTTGCACTGGGTGACCGGGCTGGCTTACAGCAAGGCCATTTGAACTATGGTTTATCGGGAAATACTCTTTATAGTGGCCGGGTTGGCGGAGATCTATTACGTGCTTTTTCGCGCCAGGGTACCTTTGTGCTGGAAAATGCAGCCAAAGCCGGCCCTATTGTTGGGACCCGTACCAAAAATAACCAGGGCCCAGGCTTTGGCGAGTTTTATGTTGACGACTCAGGGGCTGGAGCTGGCACAGATGGTTTATACCATACCGAGATCGGCCTGGGTTCGCTGGCACTACGCCCTGGTTCAGGCGAAGTTGTAGCAGGGGTGATGGATCCAACTGGCGTCAATACAGATTATAACTTTGTACGGTTTTCAGGTGGTGTCAGACGTATGAGCAATACCGACGGCTCAGTGAATGATGCGTATGCCCTATATTCATCGCCAATCACCGTCTCCGGACGGGATGGTACATTTGGTAAGGCAACCGGACTGGGCGATATCGAACTGCTTTGCGACGAACTCAAATTAATTGAAATCGGAAACCGCGTTTGGATCGATACCAATCAGGATGGCCTACAGGATGCCTGCGAGCCTGCTTTAGCGGGGGTAAACGTTTCGCTTTACCGAAGCGGTACGCTCGTTGCCAGCACAACTACAAATGCCAATGGGGAATATTATTTCAACAGCCTGCCTACCAGTAGTACCGTAACCGGCACTTTCTCAACGACTAACCTATTGCCTAACACCGCTTATCAGTTGGTATTTGGCACAAGTGGTCAGTATACGAATAGTGTACTCACGCTAAATAATGGCAAATACGGCCTGACGACGGCCAATAGTCAGGTAACCAACGCCAATGACCTGAACGATTCGGATGCCCAGATCACGACAGTGGCTAGTCTGACAGCCCCGGTTATTAGCCTGACCACGGGCGCTTACGGTGAAAATAATCACACATTGGATGTAGGCTTTATCTGTCTGCCGACTACAGCCGGAAGCATTAGCTCTACACTTGCTGTTTGTAATATCGGAACCGGAACCTCTCAAAATAACGGCCGTATTTTAGTGTCGAATATTCAGAACGCCAACAAGGCTTTCATATCCACTTCATCGACTCTGCCGTCGTATACAGCCGCCAGTGGCCAGACAGTATCAAGCTCTGCGGTATCATTTACGGGGCTGGCGAATCCAACCAGTAGCACGGGTACTACCTATTATATCACATTATACAACGGCCCGACCTGCTATACCGTCATCAGTACTACGTTGGCTCAGGCATTGTGCTGTGATCTGGTATCGGTTAACGCAACACCTTCGGCTTGTACCCCTGCTACCAACCAGTTCAGTGTCTCGGGTACGATTAGCCTGACCAACAGCCCCGCTCAAAGTCTAACGGTAAGCAGTGGTTCTGCCACTGAAATTGTCAGTGTTTCGGCGGGCCAGACGTCGGCGAGTTATAGCCTGACAGGACTTACCAGCGGAACCGGCACTGGAGTTGTAACGGTATTAGCTTCGGCGACAACCAGTTGTGGGGCTAGTGTCAGTGCGTCTTATTCCGCCCCCAGCTCCTGTAGCATAGGTCTCAACCTGAGTGCCAATCCAGGACCATGTGTCAGTGCCAGCAACAGCTATACCCTCGGCGGGACTATTACCCTCACCAATGCCATTGCTGGTACAGCAATCATTACCGATGGAGGCATTTCAACGACCGTCGCGATTGCGCAGGGAGCCACGTCGGTCCCTTACTCGTTGAGTGGCCTCACATCGGGCAGCGGTTCACACACGGTCATTATCAGCTATGCCAGTAAAACAGCCAGCATAACCTACGCAGCACCGGCAGCCTGTGCCGTGGCGGTGGCCGTAACCGTTACCCCGGGTATCTGTCAGACAGCGACAAATCAGTACAGCGTGTCGGGTTCACTCAGCCTGACCAATGCCATTGCCGGTATCGCCACCATTACCGATGGCGCTAACTCGACCACAGTAACTGTGCCATCAGGCGCTACATCGGTAGCCTATTCATTAACAGGATTAGCTTCAGGCACAAACTCGCATACAATTAATGTCAGCTATGCTAGTAAAACCGCTAGTGTTACCTACTCAGCACCAGCTTCCTGTACGGTAGCCATTGCCCTTACGGTTACACCGGGTATCTGTCAGAGCGCTACCAATCAGTACAGTATTTCTGGTACACTCAGCCTGACCAATGCCGTGGCGGGCACAGCGACCATTACCGACGGAGCTAACTCGACCACAGTAACTGTGCCATCAGGCGCTACATCGGTAGCCTATTCGCTGAGTGGGCTCTCCTCGGGTACGGGCTCTCACACCGTTACGGCCAGCTATGCCAGTAAAACGGCCAGCCTGACTTATTCAGCACCAGCTTCCTGTACGGTAGCCATTGCCCTTACGGTTACACCGGGTATCTGTCAGAGCGCTACCAATCAGTACAGTATTTCTGGTACGCTCAGCCTGACCAATGCCGTGGCGGGTATAGCGACCATTACCGACGGAGCCAGCACCACGACCGTTTCGGTATCCGCAAACGCCCCTTCGGTACCCTATCTACTGAGCGGACTTATCTCGGATGAGGCTATCCACACTGTCACGGTAAGTTATGCCGGTAAAACCGCCAGCCTAACCTACACTGCTCCAGCCTCCTGCTCGGTCGCTCCACCCTGTTTACTAACTGTGGTTGTGACTCCCGGCCTGTGTCAGAGTGCCACTAACCAGTATAGTATCACAGGTTCTGTATCAGCGACGAACGCGATCGGAAGTCAGGTTATCATGATTACGGATGGAACGGCCAGTACAACACTGACCCTAACCGAAAATGGCCCAGCCAGCTTTACCTTAACTGGGTTAGACTCGGATGGAAATCTGCACACGGTAAGTGCTTCGGCAGATAACTGTGGACTGGCCAGTACAACTTATACAGCACCAGCTTCCTGTACGGTAGCCATTGCCCTCACGGTTACACCGGGTATCTGTCAGAGCGCTACCAATCAGTACAGTATATCAGGTTCACTTAGTCTGACCAATGCGGTAGCGGGTATAGCGACTATTACCGATGGGGCCAACTCGACAACGGTAACCGTACCTGCAGGAGCTACTTCCGTCGCCTATTCGCTATTAGAGTTGAATTCAGGTACGGATTCTCATACCGTTACGGCCAGTTACGCAGGAAAAACAGCTAGCCTGACCTATTCAGCGCCGGAATCCTGTACCGTTGGTTTGGCGATAGATGTCAATCAGCCGAGTCCTTGTGACGTCAATGCGGGTCAATATAACATCGCTGGGGCTCTTTCGCTGACTAATGCTGTCAACGGGATAGCCGTCCTTACCGATGGGCCCGTCAGTACGACAGTAGCGATTATTGCGGGATCGAGCACCGTTCCGTATACAATTCTGGCCATTCCTTCGGGGGCTGAGTCGCGCACGGTCACTGTAGCTTACGAAGGCAAAACGGCTAGTGCTATTTATACCGCACCTATTGGCTGTATCGTCTCCGACATCTGTAGCCCAATTTTCGCGAAAGTCACCCCAGGTCAGTGTGCTACAGCGACCAATACCTATTCCACAACGGCCGTAGTATTGCTTACGAATCCGGTAGCTGGTACGGTTACGATCAGCACCCAGGGCCAGAGCCAGACCTTTGTGACCGCTGCTGCTGCCAGCGCTTCGTTTACAGCTACGTTTACCAATCTGCCTTCTGATGGAGCCGTCCATAGTCTGACAGCAACGCTACCAGGCTGTCCACCGGCCAGCGCTACGTATACTGCACCAGCCTCTTGCCAGGAGCCGAATCTGGTACTTGAAAAAATGGTCGATAAGTCGAAGGCCCAGATCGGCCAGATCCTGACCTACACCATCGTGCTGACCAATACTGGTACTGCCAACGCAACCAACGTGACGGTGCGGGATTCGACCACCACCGGGCTGACTTTCATCACCAACTCAGCCTCCCCTCCAACCGGTACCACTTTCACCCAGGGATACCCAACCAGCACCTGGTTCATCCCTGTCATCTCCCCTGGACAGAGCCTTTCGCTCACCTTCCAGGCCAAAGCCGATAGCACTGGAATCCTCTACAACACGGCCTCCATACCCGGCGATACCGCCAAGGTCTGTACATCCATCCCCGTCCATATGTGTGCCGGGGACGACTACGCCTTCGAACTCTCGGCACCCGCCGGACGGACCGCCTACCAGTGGTTTAAGGATGGTACGCCCATCGAAGGAGCGACCACAAACATCCTCAGTGTGACCGCAGCAGGCACCTACTCGCTGGTGCTCGATGGCAACACGGGTCAGTGTCCTGACTTTAGCTGCTGTCCCTTCATTGTCGAGGAGGACACCCTGCCCACCTATCAGGCCCTGGCCCTGCCGGTGAGTTGTGTGGGCAACAGCCCCCAGGCCAACGGTAAGCTGGTGCTCAGTGGCTTTGGCTCAGGGTTAACCTACCAGTACTCGCTGGGAGCCAGCTTCAATGCAGCGGCCTCGTTGTCGGGGGCTCCCCAGGCCATTCCGGTGGATGGGGTGCTGGTAAGCAATCTGGTCAATCCGGCCACGGCCCAGTCGTACACGGTCCGGGTTTATGCAGGTTCGGGTTGTTATCGGGATGTGACGGTGTTGTTGTTGCCGACGGTGTGTGGTTGTCCGGCCGAGGTGTGTGTACCGTATGTGATCACGCAGACCAAACGACCTCTACGAATTGGTGATCCTAGATAG
- a CDS encoding arginine deiminase family protein → MENEQRNIFSETQTETDYPPVDPFRIQVASEIGTLRRLLIHSPDRGLGKVIPSKAQDWLFEDIVHLDMMRRDEYDYYVKLLLYFLDPDTIRGKIASLGPGSDRAFFKPDHAEYFKSDKVIDIQLLLADILQDEGIRTRLIATICGIERAAFRTQQQLSQYEPTELAKIMISGSLPDRTMLFAPLPNFIFTRDIGIVINDHILLNKPAKLARTREALLTQYIFFYHPLFAGYQDKIIEIPDNEYAFLLPDADTNRDVTRSTLEGGDVMMIAKRHLLIGVSERTTLYAAQQVMRIVFSRNLVDTVTVLQIPKKRDYMHIDTIFTQVKRNVWVLLGSLARTGDEAKKRDVIHFFAPKDVSEDLKILQFIKGLEHKPIEIENLEDLLTDISKNDLGATEPVQFIYSGNNEFPFGAREQWTDSCNLLALKDGVVVGYDRNEKTAEAFRKAGFDVVGAEELLERFESGESSPETIENTFIMLPSAELSRARGGSHCMSLPLWREEL, encoded by the coding sequence ATGGAAAACGAGCAGAGAAATATTTTTTCAGAAACACAAACGGAAACAGATTATCCTCCTGTTGACCCCTTTCGTATTCAGGTTGCCTCCGAAATCGGTACCCTTCGACGGCTGCTGATTCATAGCCCTGATCGGGGTTTAGGCAAAGTGATACCCTCTAAAGCACAGGACTGGCTCTTTGAAGACATTGTGCATCTGGATATGATGCGTCGGGATGAGTACGACTATTATGTGAAGCTTCTGTTATATTTTCTGGACCCCGATACGATCCGTGGTAAAATAGCGTCACTGGGCCCTGGTTCGGACCGGGCGTTTTTTAAGCCCGATCATGCGGAGTATTTTAAGTCCGATAAGGTCATTGATATTCAGTTGCTTCTGGCGGATATTCTGCAGGATGAGGGTATTCGGACCCGGCTGATTGCAACGATCTGTGGCATTGAGCGGGCTGCTTTCCGAACGCAGCAGCAATTGAGCCAGTATGAACCTACTGAGCTTGCCAAAATCATGATTTCTGGCTCGCTGCCTGATCGAACCATGCTTTTTGCACCCTTGCCCAATTTTATTTTCACCCGCGATATTGGCATTGTCATCAATGACCATATCCTGCTCAACAAACCGGCTAAACTGGCCCGAACCCGTGAAGCCTTACTCACGCAGTATATATTTTTTTACCACCCCTTGTTTGCGGGTTATCAGGATAAAATTATCGAGATCCCCGATAATGAATATGCATTTTTATTACCTGATGCTGATACAAACCGCGATGTAACCCGCTCAACACTGGAGGGGGGAGATGTGATGATGATTGCCAAACGGCACCTGCTGATTGGTGTAAGTGAGCGAACGACGTTGTATGCTGCCCAGCAGGTAATGCGTATCGTTTTTAGCAGGAATCTGGTTGATACAGTGACCGTTTTGCAGATCCCTAAAAAGCGGGATTATATGCATATCGATACCATTTTTACCCAGGTAAAACGGAATGTATGGGTGTTACTGGGTTCGCTGGCCCGTACGGGCGACGAGGCCAAAAAACGGGATGTGATTCATTTCTTTGCCCCAAAAGATGTGTCAGAAGATTTGAAAATCCTACAGTTTATCAAGGGGCTTGAGCACAAGCCTATAGAGATTGAAAACCTGGAAGACCTCCTGACCGACATCAGTAAAAATGATCTGGGCGCTACTGAACCTGTGCAGTTTATTTATTCGGGCAATAACGAGTTTCCTTTTGGAGCCCGTGAGCAATGGACGGATTCATGTAACCTGCTGGCGCTAAAAGACGGGGTGGTGGTAGGGTATGACCGCAACGAAAAAACCGCCGAAGCTTTCCGGAAGGCGGGTTTTGATGTGGTAGGCGCAGAGGAGTTGCTGGAACGTTTTGAATCGGGGGAGTCTTCACCCGAAACCATTGAAAATACATTTATTATGCTGCCTTCGGCCGAACTAAGTCGGGCGCGGGGAGGCTCCCATTGTATGAGCCTGCCCCTGTGGCGAGAGGAACTATAA